The proteins below are encoded in one region of Paraburkholderia phenazinium:
- a CDS encoding DUF3185 family protein, with amino-acid sequence MTKAISLALIVGGVVLLYFGGQAFHSFSSDVSRVFTGSPTNKAIMLIAGGVIATLAGLIGMATSGGKR; translated from the coding sequence ATGACCAAAGCGATTTCGCTCGCATTGATTGTCGGCGGCGTGGTGCTGCTGTATTTCGGCGGCCAGGCGTTCCACTCGTTTAGCAGCGACGTGTCGCGCGTCTTCACGGGCTCGCCGACCAACAAGGCCATCATGCTGATCGCAGGCGGCGTGATCGCCACGCTCGCAGGTCTGATCGGAATGGCGACTTCAGGCGGAAAACGCTGA
- a CDS encoding serine/threonine protein kinase: MNYEPHDSQDDASGTVPFARLKPECVLDAIDSVLSTVGVRTDGRMLPLNSYENRVYQIGVEDGPPVVAKFYRPERWTDEAILEEHAFVAELVEREIPAVPARVFEGRTLHTFDGFRFSIFERRGGRAPDLDRRDTLEWLGRFIGRIHAVGQTRDYTARPTLDIQTFGYEPRDFLLSQRFVPDDVRTAWETVINLALEGVEQAFERAGEIRALRMHGDCHPSNVLWTDAGPHFVDFDDSRMGPAVQDLWLLLPGERAEASRALTDLLAGYEDFCEFEPRELYLIEALRTLRLIHYQAWLARRWDDPAFPAAFPWFNTQRYWEDRILEMREQLGAMQEGPLWPV, translated from the coding sequence ATGAACTACGAACCTCACGATTCGCAGGACGATGCCTCCGGCACCGTGCCTTTCGCCCGGCTTAAGCCGGAGTGCGTGCTCGACGCTATCGACAGCGTGCTGAGCACGGTTGGCGTGCGCACCGATGGCCGCATGCTGCCGCTCAACAGCTACGAGAACCGCGTCTATCAGATCGGCGTCGAGGACGGCCCGCCCGTTGTCGCGAAGTTCTACCGGCCCGAGCGCTGGACCGACGAAGCGATTCTCGAAGAGCATGCGTTTGTGGCCGAACTGGTGGAGCGCGAGATTCCGGCGGTGCCCGCGCGCGTCTTCGAAGGCCGCACGCTGCACACGTTCGACGGTTTTCGCTTTTCGATCTTCGAGCGGCGAGGCGGTCGCGCCCCGGATCTCGACCGGCGCGATACGCTCGAATGGCTGGGCCGCTTTATCGGCCGCATCCACGCCGTGGGACAGACGCGGGATTACACCGCACGACCTACGCTCGACATTCAGACCTTCGGCTATGAGCCGCGCGATTTCCTGCTGTCGCAACGCTTCGTTCCCGACGATGTGCGCACGGCGTGGGAGACGGTGATCAACCTGGCGCTCGAAGGCGTGGAACAGGCATTCGAGCGAGCGGGCGAAATCCGCGCTTTGCGTATGCATGGCGACTGCCATCCGAGCAATGTGCTGTGGACCGATGCCGGTCCGCACTTCGTCGACTTCGACGATAGCCGCATGGGGCCGGCGGTACAGGATCTGTGGCTGTTGCTGCCGGGCGAGCGTGCGGAAGCGTCGCGCGCGCTCACCGATCTGCTGGCGGGATACGAAGACTTTTGCGAGTTCGAGCCGCGTGAGCTGTATCTGATCGAAGCGTTGCGCACGCTGCGGCTGATTCACTACCAGGCATGGCTGGCACGCCGCTGGGACGATCCCGCGTTTCCTGCGGCCTTTCCATGGTTCAACACGCAGCGCTACTGGGAAGACCGTATTCTCGAGATGCGTGAGCAGCTTGGCGCGATGCAGGAGGGGCCGCTCTGGCCGGTATAG
- a CDS encoding helix-turn-helix domain-containing protein, which yields MMARKYAELRAQLSPEVRARSEQATKDLIAEMALSELRRAMGFSQEGLATVMNVKQPSVAKLEQRTDMYVSTLRDHIHALGGELVLIARFADRDVKISSVGGPSTSKDAAA from the coding sequence ATGATGGCGAGAAAGTATGCAGAACTGCGCGCGCAACTGTCACCGGAAGTGCGTGCCCGATCGGAGCAGGCAACCAAAGATCTGATCGCGGAAATGGCGCTCTCCGAATTGCGTCGTGCGATGGGTTTTTCGCAGGAAGGTCTGGCAACCGTGATGAACGTGAAGCAACCGAGCGTCGCAAAGCTCGAGCAGCGAACGGACATGTACGTCTCCACCCTGCGTGATCATATCCATGCGTTGGGCGGTGAACTGGTTTTGATCGCTCGCTTTGCCGATCGCGATGTGAAGATCAGTTCGGTGGGCGGACCGTCTACGTCGAAAGACGCAGCGGCCTGA
- a CDS encoding fatty acid desaturase, giving the protein MDPGAVAQGGPATQSTAHGRRASKRAAIDVRANLTLLTVVTIATALQLFALPALLRAWGMPALLLIVPLVVLTPTHWGLIHEAIHGQLFAGRRLNEGVARALAIAFALPFDAVRFGHLMHHRFTREPFDRPDVLDRSRPVAEVWPCWVSYYGRLLGGLYAGELMIPLLAFAPANVARSLVARAIGSQGPVGVDVQRHFTSFATDPARRARIRRDWLLTLGLFVLAFYLYGTWWPVLALTMYLRGVWLSLADNLPHHGVALDQPGRSRNFRVPCGWQGVLMNHHLHRLHHQHPTLPWTALPALDSLERAAGSESGGSSDPAYFRSALRQFKGPGALDATTR; this is encoded by the coding sequence ATGGACCCAGGTGCGGTCGCCCAGGGCGGCCCGGCAACGCAATCCACGGCGCATGGACGACGCGCGTCCAAACGCGCTGCCATCGACGTACGTGCCAATCTCACGTTGCTGACGGTCGTGACGATCGCGACCGCGCTACAGCTATTTGCGCTTCCCGCGCTGCTGCGCGCATGGGGCATGCCGGCGCTGCTACTGATCGTGCCGCTGGTTGTGTTGACACCCACGCACTGGGGTTTGATTCACGAGGCGATTCATGGACAACTGTTTGCTGGACGGCGTCTGAACGAAGGTGTTGCACGTGCGCTGGCCATTGCGTTTGCGTTGCCGTTCGACGCGGTACGTTTCGGACACCTGATGCATCATCGCTTTACGCGTGAGCCTTTTGATCGCCCGGATGTGCTCGATCGCAGCCGTCCCGTCGCGGAAGTGTGGCCTTGCTGGGTGAGCTACTACGGACGTTTGCTCGGTGGGCTGTACGCAGGGGAACTGATGATCCCGCTGCTTGCATTCGCGCCCGCTAACGTCGCGCGTTCGCTCGTGGCTCGCGCTATCGGCTCGCAGGGACCGGTCGGCGTCGACGTACAGCGTCATTTCACCAGCTTCGCTACCGACCCCGCGCGACGCGCACGAATCCGTCGCGACTGGCTATTGACGCTCGGCTTGTTCGTGCTTGCTTTTTACCTGTACGGAACGTGGTGGCCGGTGCTGGCCTTGACGATGTATTTGCGCGGCGTGTGGCTCTCGCTGGCTGACAACCTGCCGCATCATGGTGTCGCGCTGGATCAGCCCGGGCGCTCGCGCAATTTCCGCGTGCCGTGTGGATGGCAAGGTGTGCTGATGAACCACCATCTGCATCGCCTGCATCATCAGCACCCGACGCTGCCGTGGACGGCTCTACCCGCACTCGATTCGCTCGAGCGCGCAGCAGGCAGCGAATCGGGCGGATCCAGCGACCCCGCCTATTTCCGTAGCGCGTTACGCCAGTTCAAGGGGCCGGGCGCGTTGGACGCGACCACGCGCTAA
- the mgrA gene encoding L-glyceraldehyde 3-phosphate reductase produces the protein MAYEAAPARYSDMQYRVCGKSGLKLPALSLGLWHNFGDTTPISTQRDILRTAFDLGITHFDLANNYGPPYGSAETNFGRIFKDDFKPYRDELLISSKAGWDMWPGPYGQGGGSRKYVLASLDQSLQRMGLDYVDIFYSHRFDADTPLEETAGALASAVQQGKALYVGISSYSAAKTREMAKLLAEYKVPLLIHQPAYNMLNRWVEHELLDTLDEIGTGSIAFTPLAQGLLTGKYVNGVPADARVNKPGGDSLKQDHLSAQNIEHVRKLNEIAQRRGQSLAQMALAWALRGGRITSVLIGASKPEQLVENVGALKNLEFSNEELAEIDRFATEGGVNLWEKPSTDQAV, from the coding sequence ATGGCTTACGAAGCAGCTCCAGCACGCTATTCGGACATGCAATACCGCGTTTGCGGCAAGTCGGGCCTCAAACTGCCGGCGCTTTCGCTGGGCCTGTGGCACAACTTCGGCGACACCACGCCGATCTCGACGCAACGCGACATCCTGCGCACTGCATTCGATCTCGGCATCACGCACTTCGATCTGGCGAACAATTATGGGCCGCCGTACGGCAGTGCCGAAACGAATTTCGGGCGCATCTTCAAGGACGATTTCAAGCCGTACCGCGACGAGCTGTTGATCTCGTCGAAGGCCGGCTGGGATATGTGGCCGGGTCCGTATGGCCAGGGCGGCGGCTCGCGCAAATACGTACTCGCGAGTCTCGATCAGAGCCTGCAGCGCATGGGGCTCGACTACGTGGATATCTTCTATTCGCACCGTTTCGACGCTGACACGCCACTCGAAGAAACCGCCGGTGCACTGGCGAGCGCCGTGCAACAGGGCAAGGCGCTCTACGTCGGGATTTCGTCGTACTCCGCCGCCAAGACCCGCGAGATGGCGAAGCTGCTTGCCGAATACAAGGTGCCGCTGCTGATCCACCAGCCGGCGTACAACATGCTGAACCGTTGGGTCGAGCATGAGCTGCTCGACACGCTCGACGAAATCGGCACTGGCAGCATCGCTTTCACGCCGCTTGCGCAAGGTCTGTTGACCGGCAAGTACGTGAACGGTGTGCCGGCAGATGCACGCGTCAACAAACCGGGCGGCGACTCGCTGAAGCAGGACCACCTCAGTGCGCAGAACATCGAGCATGTGCGTAAGCTCAATGAAATCGCCCAGCGCCGCGGTCAAAGTCTCGCGCAGATGGCACTCGCTTGGGCACTGCGCGGTGGCCGTATCACGTCGGTGCTGATCGGCGCGAGCAAACCCGAGCAGCTGGTTGAGAACGTGGGCGCGCTGAAGAACCTCGAGTTTTCGAACGAAGAGCTGGCGGAGATCGATCGCTTCGCGACCGAGGGTGGCGTCAACCTGTGGGAAAAGCCCTCGACGGATCAGGCGGTCTGA